The DNA segment CTGGCGGACATCTTTTACGGGATGACCCGGAAAGGCTTCGACATCAGCGAGATCGTGGTGGAGGTCAACACCAAGCTTCACCGGATGCTGCCGGCTAACCGGTTCTTGGCGGCGACTCTGGTGGCGTTGTACCCCGAAGATTCGATGTTAAAAACCATTACTTGCGGTTTGCCGGACCACTACCTGGTCCACCGAGTCGATAAAAGCTATCGGGCCATCCGTTCCTCCAATATTCCGCTGGGGATTCAGGCCGTTATCGAGCCCGATGTCCAACTGCATCGCGTCGGCGAGCATGAAAGTTTGTATTTGCTGACCGACGGTGTGTTCGAGGCGGAGAATGCAAGCGACGAGTTGTTCGGCGCCGAGCGCGTGTTGCAGGCGATTCTGGAGAGCCGGGACAGCGACTTCGACATATTACAACGCCGGCTGGCGGAACATACCGGCGGAGCCGAGCGCAAAGACGACAACACGATGGTGGTGTTGCGTTGCGCGGTCGATAGCGTGCCGTGGGCCGGCAGTCAGGTCCAGGCCGCCGGGCATAAATTAGCGGCGATGACCTGGAAACAGATGATGGAATTCGACATCGACAGCCTGCGTTGTACCAACCCGGTGCCGGTGATCGTAAACACCTTGACTGAATTGCAAGGCCTGCAGCGCCATCGCCAAGCGATATTTCTGATCGTGACCGAATTGTTCGCCAATGCCCTGGATCATGGCGTGCTGAAGTTGGATTCCGCCGAGAAAACTACCCCGGAAGGCTTCCTGCGGTTTTACGAATTGAAACAACAGCGCCTACAAATGCTAAGCGAGGGCAAAATCCGTTTGTTTTTCTCCCATCATCCCACCGAGACCGGCGGGCGGTTGATCGTCAAGGTCGCCGACAGCGGCAGCGGATTCGACTGGCGCCGCCACCGCACCGATTTACAACACAATGCCGGCTATAGCGGACGCGGTATTGCACTTCTGGAAAAACTCTGCAGCAGCGTGACCTACCACGGACGCGGCAACCGGGTCACAGTTGCGTTCGATTGGCAGGCCTGACTAAGGCCTGTCAGCTTTGGCAGCGGCTACAGTAGTAGCTGGCGCGCTGGCCGATTTTCGAATGTTGTATGGGTTCGGCGCAGGTCCGGCAAGGTGCGCCGTCGCGGCCGTAGACGGCCAATGCCTGTTTGAAGTAGCCGGGTTTGCCCTCGGCATTGATAAAGTCGCGCAAGGTGGTGCCGCCCTGTTCGATGGCCTGGCCCAGCACGGTCTTGATCGCCGCCGCCAGACGTTCGAATTCGGCCCGTTGCAAACTTCCGGAGGCACGGGTAGGCAACACGCCGGCCAGAAACAACGACTCGCTGGCGTAGATATTGCCGACTCCGACCACGATATGGCTGTCCATGATCAGGCTTTTGATGCACGCCGTCCGTTGGCCGGCGCGGCGTTGCAGGTATTCCGCATCGAAGTCGGCCGACAATGGCTCCGGCCCGAGCTCTGCCAGCAGCGGATGCTGCAGCGGATCGGCGGAAGT comes from the Methylomonas sp. EFPC3 genome and includes:
- a CDS encoding fused response regulator/phosphatase — its product is MQTVIVFFRDAGADAEVDHLERQIIGQGYICQPATSDAEVLALVESQPIDLLIVACRHWHWQALAEVREAADNYLPIVLISESISDTLLERCATVDIDTVLCRPVNFGLLLFKIRSSLRLSELYRREREQKNRLLDYWQMSDLEQEVAAKLFNSVLKADFLETDAVSVSMSPMALFNGDLVLVAKTPENHLHLLLGDFTGHGLAASIAATPLADIFYGMTRKGFDISEIVVEVNTKLHRMLPANRFLAATLVALYPEDSMLKTITCGLPDHYLVHRVDKSYRAIRSSNIPLGIQAVIEPDVQLHRVGEHESLYLLTDGVFEAENASDELFGAERVLQAILESRDSDFDILQRRLAEHTGGAERKDDNTMVVLRCAVDSVPWAGSQVQAAGHKLAAMTWKQMMEFDIDSLRCTNPVPVIVNTLTELQGLQRHRQAIFLIVTELFANALDHGVLKLDSAEKTTPEGFLRFYELKQQRLQMLSEGKIRLFFSHHPTETGGRLIVKVADSGSGFDWRRHRTDLQHNAGYSGRGIALLEKLCSSVTYHGRGNRVTVAFDWQA
- the mutM gene encoding bifunctional DNA-formamidopyrimidine glycosylase/DNA-(apurinic or apyrimidinic site) lyase; this translates as MPELPEVETSRRGIAPHILGKTFKTVAVRESRLRWPVPVDLPAVLAGQRLNAVERRGKYLLLGAETGTLILHLGMSGNLRITNPLQIPGKHDHLDFVFADDTVLRFNDQRKFGAALWTSADPLQHPLLAELGPEPLSADFDAEYLQRRAGQRTACIKSLIMDSHIVVGVGNIYASESLFLAGVLPTRASGSLQRAEFERLAAAIKTVLGQAIEQGGTTLRDFINAEGKPGYFKQALAVYGRDGAPCRTCAEPIQHSKIGQRASYYCSRCQS